One Aneurinibacillus migulanus genomic region harbors:
- a CDS encoding LysE family translocator yields the protein MFVEVFLVGILASISPGPDFFVVMKNSLSFGARVGAATALGIASALIIHIAYTVFGFAFLLQQHPGLFYAVQLMGALYLIWLGYGALTASADGEDVAVEKAVGRKKTLHGFRDGFLCNVLNPKAALFFLSVFSQFLTPDTSSAVRWIYGAEIVVAVALWFTALSLLISSAKFRAFYGKYRVWFDRLLGIVLLYFALRIIFSFLLA from the coding sequence ATGTTTGTAGAAGTCTTTCTTGTCGGTATCCTAGCGAGTATCTCCCCGGGACCCGATTTTTTCGTAGTCATGAAGAACAGTCTTAGCTTTGGAGCACGAGTCGGTGCGGCCACTGCTCTTGGAATCGCATCCGCTCTCATTATACATATCGCCTATACGGTTTTCGGCTTCGCTTTCCTGCTACAACAACACCCCGGCCTGTTTTATGCGGTGCAACTCATGGGTGCATTATACCTTATCTGGCTTGGATATGGTGCGCTGACGGCTTCAGCTGATGGAGAGGATGTAGCGGTCGAGAAAGCAGTCGGACGAAAAAAAACGCTGCACGGGTTCCGGGACGGCTTTTTGTGCAACGTCCTGAATCCAAAAGCAGCATTGTTTTTCCTAAGCGTATTTTCGCAGTTTTTAACTCCTGATACCTCCTCGGCGGTACGCTGGATATACGGTGCTGAAATCGTGGTCGCTGTAGCTCTCTGGTTTACCGCACTCTCGCTCCTTATCTCCTCTGCGAAATTCAGGGCGTTCTATGGAAAGTACCGGGTTTGGTTTGATCGTCTTTTAGGAATCGTTTTGTTGTATTTTGCCCTGCGCATTATTTTTTCTTTTCTTTTAGCATAA
- a CDS encoding Lrp/AsnC family transcriptional regulator, translating to MERNSISLDEIDKAIIRFLQKDGRKSYTEIAEELSVTVGTVRNRVQRLMEHDILKVVGVVDPFKTGMSTVAMLGLKVEMNKLERIIEQLVQIPEIRFVAVSTGSFDLFIEILTFSAEDFYRILTKELSRIEGIIETDSSILLKINKQSYDWGVK from the coding sequence ATGGAACGTAACAGTATATCATTAGACGAAATCGATAAGGCCATTATACGTTTCCTGCAAAAGGATGGGCGCAAGTCTTATACGGAAATTGCCGAGGAGCTTAGTGTTACCGTTGGTACGGTACGTAACAGGGTACAGAGATTGATGGAACACGACATTCTCAAAGTCGTCGGTGTGGTCGATCCTTTCAAAACCGGAATGTCTACTGTAGCTATGCTCGGGTTGAAAGTAGAAATGAATAAGTTGGAGCGTATCATTGAACAGCTGGTGCAAATTCCTGAGATTAGATTTGTTGCTGTTTCCACCGGATCTTTTGACTTATTTATCGAAATCCTTACATTTTCTGCGGAGGATTTTTATCGGATTCTTACTAAGGAATTAAGCCGGATCGAAGGCATCATAGAAACAGACTCCTCCATCTTGTTAAAAATCAATAAGCAATCATACGATTGGGGCGTCAAATAG
- a CDS encoding Na+/H+ antiporter family protein: MFNAVVVSVLVIVVLSLLRINVIFALIAAAVTAGLIAGLPLTETVSTMIEGMSGQMETALSYVLLGMFAVMIARSNITAILVKNLIRVLGGKRSILLVTIAFVASLSQNAIPVHIAFIPILIPPLLGLFNRMKIDRRAVASALTFGLQAPYIMIPAGFGLIYHGIVAREMAKNGMPVDVSLFPKAMLIPGIGMVLGLFVALFITYRKGRKYINKEDMFASSSKEEENVSFTSRHMLTLVAIASALGVQLWTESLVIGTLTGILLMFAFRVVRWKDGDDVVQRGVAMMGFIAFVMLLASGYASVLQETGAVKELVSASGDMLKSNQLLAAAMMLLVGLLITMGIGSSFGTVPIIAAIYVPLCSELGFSVLATAALVGTAGALGDAGSPASDSTLGPTSGLNADGQHHHIWDTCVPTFLHYNIPLFVFGLIAAMIL, encoded by the coding sequence TTGTTTAACGCAGTTGTTGTGTCTGTGCTTGTTATCGTGGTTCTTTCATTGCTGCGGATTAACGTTATTTTCGCGTTAATTGCAGCAGCGGTAACGGCCGGGCTTATCGCGGGCCTGCCGCTTACAGAGACGGTATCCACGATGATTGAAGGAATGAGTGGGCAGATGGAAACCGCACTCAGCTATGTACTGTTGGGGATGTTTGCTGTCATGATTGCCCGTTCCAATATTACAGCTATTCTAGTGAAAAACTTGATTCGTGTGCTTGGAGGCAAGCGGAGTATCCTGCTTGTGACAATCGCATTTGTGGCGTCGCTGTCGCAAAACGCAATCCCGGTGCATATCGCATTCATACCGATTTTAATTCCACCGTTGCTTGGTTTGTTTAACCGGATGAAAATTGACCGTCGAGCGGTCGCGTCCGCACTGACATTCGGCCTGCAGGCGCCGTATATTATGATTCCTGCAGGTTTTGGACTTATCTATCATGGGATCGTAGCTAGGGAAATGGCGAAAAATGGGATGCCTGTTGATGTATCGCTGTTTCCGAAAGCGATGCTCATTCCTGGGATTGGCATGGTGCTGGGACTGTTTGTCGCACTTTTTATTACGTATCGTAAAGGAAGAAAGTATATAAATAAAGAAGATATGTTTGCGTCTTCAAGTAAAGAAGAAGAGAATGTTTCATTTACCAGCAGACATATGCTCACGCTGGTGGCGATTGCTTCCGCGCTTGGTGTACAGCTATGGACGGAGTCCTTAGTTATCGGTACGCTGACAGGGATCCTTCTGATGTTCGCCTTTCGGGTCGTCCGCTGGAAGGATGGAGACGATGTTGTGCAACGCGGGGTAGCGATGATGGGATTCATCGCCTTTGTCATGCTGCTCGCCTCAGGTTATGCATCCGTGCTGCAAGAAACCGGAGCGGTGAAAGAGCTCGTATCTGCTAGTGGTGACATGCTGAAAAGCAATCAATTGCTCGCAGCGGCGATGATGCTGCTGGTCGGGCTCCTCATCACAATGGGGATTGGGTCTTCATTCGGTACAGTGCCGATCATTGCCGCTATTTATGTACCGCTTTGTTCAGAGTTAGGTTTCTCGGTACTGGCTACCGCCGCACTTGTTGGAACAGCGGGTGCGCTTGGCGATGCGGGTTCCCCGGCTTCCGATAGCACGCTTGGTCCTACGTCCGGACTTAACGCTGACGGCCAGCACCACCATATTTGGGACACATGTGTGCCTACGTTTTTGCACTATAACATTCCGTTGTTCGTATTCGGCTTGATTGCCGCCATGATACTATAA
- a CDS encoding BadF/BadG/BcrA/BcrD ATPase family protein, whose translation MEYKSQRVDSLVIGIDVGSTTVKATVVNPGSKEILWSDYQRHNTKQAEKVLEFLIIIGNEFPHIKQENIRVFITGSGSGPIAEHIGAKFVQEVNAVTMAVEQLHPDVGSVVELGGQDAKIIIFKENEETGNKQALTSMNDKCASGTGATIDKCMIKVGMPMEEVGNLHFDDTKLHHVAAKCGVFAETDIVNLVKSGIPSTEIMCSLADAIVMQNLSVLTRGNTLRHRVLLLGGPNTYLPFLQECWRKRIPETWEERGYDYPKDVPIDELIFVPENSQYYAAYGAVMYGMHEPVGVGSYTGLESLKEFIAHGRKAKLGENAGPPLVNSEKELEAFRQNYRIPRFTPTTFVPGQKVRAVIGLDGGSTSSKAVLVDESGNILLKEYQLSKGNPLEDTKEMLKRIQDKVTGQGAELEVIGFGATGYAADVLEKTLKADVNIVETVAHMMSAVHQFGDIDVICDIGGQDIKVLFLKNGDIRNFRLSNQCSAGNGMLLQAMADQFGIPVQEYADTAFSAPLSPKFSYGCAVFLDADRVNFQKEGYSKEELLAGLALVLPKNIWQYVVQIPRMAELGRKFVLQGGTQYNLAAVKAQVDYIKERVPDAEVYVHPHPGEAGAIGAAMETLRVVKRRGYSTFLGLDAAINLYYMTRNDESTRCTFCPNNCSRTFIDSQTPDGSMARYISGFSCEKGTVEDKEAVIKLTRERQELKKHYPNLVEYEARRMFQHFYDPTPLPESNTPAKDVPIKRRWLSGMRKTRQQRHFERSSHEAMERRNKIRIGIPKVLNIWSTAPFWRTYFETLGIDKRNIVFSDYTSEEMWQEGGKYGSIDPCYPSKVAQAHVHNLLFKHHSEKKTLDYIFFPCITHIPTHLHNVMDSASCPIVAGAPNVIKAAFTKEIDFFATRGITYLDPAVTFIEPNLMKKQLYEEFKEHLQITEDESDFAVDEGWKAMELFDTEMQEKGRMILEQVEQENRLSILMIGRPYHSDPGLNHSVLEEFQVLGYPIMSMRSIPKDEAWLRRFFKDDLESGRVDYALEVSDVWPENFSSNSVQKVWAAKFAARHPNVAVLDLSSFKCGHDAPTYGLIDSIISTAGTPYSALHDIDANKPSGSIKIRVKTYAHSLGLHEERLQDLAQKKAELQRRLEQKRVELLSKKQNESIELYENPSIFQAGN comes from the coding sequence ATGGAATACAAAAGCCAAAGGGTAGACTCTTTAGTTATAGGGATTGACGTCGGCTCAACGACCGTCAAAGCAACCGTGGTGAATCCAGGCAGCAAAGAAATTCTTTGGTCAGACTATCAGCGTCATAACACAAAGCAGGCGGAAAAGGTCTTAGAATTCTTAATCATTATTGGAAATGAATTTCCACACATCAAACAAGAGAACATTCGTGTATTTATAACAGGCTCCGGCAGTGGTCCTATTGCTGAACACATTGGAGCGAAGTTCGTTCAAGAAGTAAATGCCGTCACGATGGCGGTGGAACAACTTCATCCTGATGTAGGAAGTGTAGTCGAACTCGGAGGACAGGATGCTAAAATCATTATTTTTAAGGAAAACGAAGAAACGGGGAATAAGCAAGCGTTAACCTCTATGAATGACAAATGCGCATCCGGCACCGGCGCTACGATTGATAAGTGCATGATTAAAGTAGGAATGCCCATGGAGGAAGTGGGCAACCTGCACTTTGATGATACGAAATTGCACCATGTGGCCGCCAAGTGCGGTGTATTTGCCGAAACGGATATTGTCAATCTCGTGAAAAGCGGCATTCCCTCCACTGAAATTATGTGCTCTCTAGCAGATGCCATTGTCATGCAGAACCTGTCCGTTCTGACGCGTGGAAATACGCTGCGGCATCGTGTTCTTTTGCTGGGTGGTCCGAATACATATTTGCCTTTTCTGCAAGAATGCTGGCGAAAGCGGATCCCTGAGACGTGGGAGGAGCGAGGGTATGATTACCCGAAAGATGTTCCCATTGATGAACTGATTTTTGTGCCTGAAAATTCGCAGTACTATGCCGCTTATGGTGCTGTCATGTATGGAATGCATGAGCCGGTTGGTGTAGGCAGTTACACAGGGCTTGAAAGTCTAAAGGAATTTATTGCTCATGGCCGGAAGGCAAAGCTCGGAGAAAATGCCGGACCGCCTCTGGTAAACAGCGAAAAGGAATTGGAAGCGTTTCGTCAGAACTATCGTATTCCTCGTTTTACACCGACTACATTCGTACCGGGACAGAAGGTAAGGGCGGTCATCGGCCTTGATGGTGGCTCGACTTCTTCGAAAGCTGTTTTGGTTGATGAAAGCGGAAACATTTTGCTTAAGGAATACCAGCTTTCTAAGGGGAATCCGCTCGAAGATACGAAAGAAATGTTAAAGCGGATTCAAGATAAGGTGACAGGTCAAGGAGCAGAATTGGAAGTTATCGGCTTTGGCGCTACGGGCTATGCGGCGGACGTTCTGGAGAAAACGTTAAAGGCGGATGTCAATATTGTAGAGACCGTTGCTCATATGATGAGTGCCGTTCACCAATTCGGCGATATTGATGTCATCTGTGATATCGGCGGCCAGGACATCAAGGTCCTCTTTCTCAAAAACGGCGATATCCGCAACTTCAGGCTGTCCAATCAATGTTCCGCTGGAAACGGGATGTTACTGCAAGCCATGGCGGATCAGTTCGGCATTCCGGTTCAGGAGTACGCGGATACAGCCTTTAGCGCCCCGCTTTCTCCTAAATTCTCATACGGCTGCGCCGTATTTCTGGATGCGGATCGGGTGAACTTTCAGAAGGAGGGATATTCGAAAGAGGAATTGTTGGCTGGCTTGGCCCTCGTATTGCCGAAGAATATATGGCAGTATGTGGTGCAGATTCCACGTATGGCAGAACTGGGGCGCAAATTTGTCTTACAGGGAGGAACGCAATACAACTTGGCTGCCGTCAAGGCTCAGGTCGATTATATTAAGGAGCGGGTTCCTGACGCAGAAGTATATGTTCATCCCCATCCAGGAGAAGCAGGAGCAATTGGAGCGGCGATGGAAACGTTGCGTGTTGTAAAGCGTCGGGGGTATTCTACATTTTTAGGACTGGATGCGGCCATTAACCTGTATTATATGACCCGCAATGATGAGTCTACCCGATGCACATTCTGCCCTAACAATTGCAGCCGTACCTTCATCGACTCTCAAACACCGGACGGAAGTATGGCCCGCTATATCTCTGGCTTTAGCTGTGAAAAGGGAACAGTGGAAGACAAGGAAGCTGTGATCAAGCTGACAAGGGAGAGGCAGGAACTCAAGAAACATTATCCGAACCTGGTGGAATACGAGGCGCGTCGCATGTTCCAGCATTTCTACGATCCGACGCCGTTGCCTGAATCGAATACGCCAGCAAAGGATGTTCCGATAAAACGCAGATGGTTGAGCGGAATGAGAAAAACGCGGCAGCAGCGCCATTTTGAGCGTTCTTCCCACGAAGCAATGGAGAGACGAAACAAGATTCGTATCGGAATTCCCAAGGTGCTTAACATTTGGTCTACCGCTCCTTTCTGGCGCACATATTTCGAGACGCTTGGCATCGATAAACGCAATATCGTGTTCAGCGATTACACAAGTGAGGAGATGTGGCAGGAAGGTGGAAAGTACGGCTCGATCGATCCATGTTATCCATCGAAGGTAGCTCAGGCTCATGTTCATAATTTATTATTTAAACACCATAGTGAGAAAAAAACGCTTGATTATATCTTTTTTCCTTGTATCACGCATATTCCGACCCATCTGCATAATGTAATGGATTCGGCCAGCTGCCCGATTGTAGCTGGTGCCCCGAATGTGATTAAAGCCGCTTTCACAAAAGAAATCGACTTTTTTGCGACAAGAGGGATTACGTATCTTGATCCGGCGGTTACTTTTATAGAGCCGAATCTGATGAAGAAACAGTTATATGAGGAATTCAAGGAGCATCTGCAGATCACGGAGGATGAAAGCGACTTCGCTGTGGACGAGGGCTGGAAAGCGATGGAGTTGTTTGATACCGAGATGCAGGAGAAGGGTCGCATGATTCTTGAGCAGGTGGAACAGGAAAATCGCCTTTCTATTCTGATGATTGGACGTCCTTATCACTCCGATCCAGGTCTTAACCATAGCGTATTGGAAGAGTTTCAAGTGCTGGGCTATCCCATCATGTCCATGCGGTCCATTCCTAAGGATGAAGCTTGGCTGCGCCGTTTTTTCAAGGACGACCTGGAGAGCGGGCGTGTTGATTATGCATTGGAAGTAAGTGATGTATGGCCGGAAAACTTCAGTTCCAACAGTGTACAAAAGGTCTGGGCAGCCAAGTTCGCCGCGCGTCATCCCAATGTGGCGGTATTGGATCTATCCAGCTTTAAATGTGGACATGATGCTCCGACCTATGGGCTGATTGACTCGATTATTTCAACGGCAGGCACGCCTTATTCGGCATTGCATGACATTGATGCTAACAAGCCAAGTGGTTCGATTAAAATCCGTGTCAAGACGTATGCTCATAGCCTAGGACTTCATGAAGAGCGCCTACAGGATTTGGCCCAGAAAAAAGCAGAATTACAACGTCGCCTTGAGCAAAAACGTGTTGAACTGCTAAGCAAAAAGCAAAACGAATCAATTGAGTTATATGAAAACCCAAGCATTTTTCAGGCCGGGAATTAA
- a CDS encoding DMT family transporter translates to MEKRERVSGVWIFYLLLLCTSMLWAGNFVAGKFLVGHASPMVLTDMRWVAAIVCLLPIVWWKDKKLLPPKKAIWPLFLMGLTGVVLFNLFMFLALERTSADNVGLLSALNPVAIAIVSFFLLRERMTRRQVFGMIVSLFGVIVVISHGDPVRLLRLHLNVGDLYMLCAVAVWGLYSVTGRWAMKSVSPYMSTLWSGIFGVLTLLPFTVTSMKITEPSPSFWLATIYVSVGATVLAMLFWNIGVQRVGGTKSGVFLNFNPIFTALLSFWLLGEAMTGVQLSGTILVICGVYLFTAIPRRKKMNVVTNM, encoded by the coding sequence ATGGAAAAGAGAGAAAGGGTGAGTGGAGTGTGGATATTCTATCTGTTGCTGCTCTGCACAAGCATGCTATGGGCGGGCAACTTTGTCGCGGGGAAGTTTCTTGTTGGGCACGCTTCTCCGATGGTGTTGACCGATATGCGCTGGGTGGCGGCGATCGTGTGCCTTCTTCCCATTGTATGGTGGAAGGATAAGAAGCTATTGCCGCCCAAAAAGGCAATATGGCCATTGTTCTTAATGGGATTGACTGGTGTCGTTTTGTTTAACCTATTTATGTTTTTAGCGCTTGAACGTACGTCGGCAGACAATGTCGGACTGCTTTCTGCGCTTAATCCGGTGGCGATTGCCATCGTTTCATTTTTTTTGCTACGAGAGCGTATGACGCGTCGCCAGGTCTTTGGCATGATTGTATCGTTATTTGGTGTTATTGTAGTGATTTCGCACGGGGACCCGGTTCGTCTGCTTCGTCTGCATCTGAATGTTGGTGACCTGTATATGTTATGCGCAGTCGCCGTTTGGGGATTATATTCCGTGACCGGTCGGTGGGCGATGAAAAGTGTATCTCCGTATATGTCGACATTATGGAGCGGTATTTTCGGCGTGCTCACGTTGCTGCCGTTCACGGTGACTTCGATGAAAATAACAGAACCGAGCCCGTCATTCTGGCTCGCAACAATATATGTCAGCGTGGGAGCAACCGTGCTTGCGATGTTGTTCTGGAATATAGGCGTACAGCGTGTGGGAGGAACGAAGTCGGGCGTCTTTTTGAACTTTAATCCGATTTTCACTGCGCTGCTATCGTTCTGGTTGCTTGGTGAGGCGATGACAGGAGTGCAGCTCTCCGGAACAATACTTGTGATTTGTGGCGTATATTTGTTTACGGCTATACCACGCCGTAAGAAGATGAATGTCGTAACAAACATGTAG
- the thiT gene encoding energy-coupled thiamine transporter ThiT encodes MRNERLLIMLETAIMATLAYALSFIQFGGFWAQGGSISLVMIPIVLLSFRRGVKAGLTAGLIVGLLKLMIGGYIVHPVQVLLDYPLPYAVIGLSGLFAASGGASKMATMTRAVLGITLAASLQFLCHFGSGVIWFGSFAPEGMPVAWYSFLYNVSYLVPEILINSTIILLLLSSRTSLLTPHSFSR; translated from the coding sequence ATGAGAAACGAAAGATTACTTATCATGCTAGAGACGGCGATCATGGCTACACTCGCCTATGCGCTGAGCTTCATACAGTTCGGCGGCTTCTGGGCGCAGGGCGGATCTATTTCACTTGTCATGATTCCGATTGTATTGCTTTCATTCCGCCGTGGAGTCAAAGCTGGGCTCACCGCCGGACTTATCGTAGGACTACTGAAGTTAATGATCGGAGGTTATATTGTCCATCCTGTCCAAGTGTTGCTTGACTATCCGCTGCCTTATGCGGTCATTGGCTTATCTGGTCTGTTCGCCGCTTCAGGTGGTGCCAGTAAAATGGCTACTATGACACGGGCTGTGCTCGGCATTACGCTCGCGGCTTCGCTCCAATTCCTTTGCCATTTTGGTTCTGGTGTCATCTGGTTCGGCAGCTTTGCTCCAGAAGGAATGCCGGTCGCCTGGTACTCCTTCCTATATAACGTATCATACCTTGTACCAGAGATTTTAATTAACAGCACTATTATTTTACTATTATTGTCTTCGCGCACATCCCTGCTTACACCACATTCATTCTCGCGTTAA
- a CDS encoding amidohydrolase: MNIEKQADIVLSSQAVFTGLEDEPRPAAIAITDNKIIAIGSEEEIEPFIGEQTKVYKYDDELIMPGFHDFHLHVMMGSLSLESVNLFTARSEEEAVNMVQEYGQAHPEEPWIIGFMWDSSYWDDQELPHRSSLDRVFPDRPVLLFHAEGHYAWVNSKALEIAGIDRDTENPPYGTIEKDEMGEPTGIVIERAIEPITRYAFDLSQARKTELFQGFLAEAARFGVTSVNDLFGTQMNSRLDDFPLLQKFEEQGKLTVRIHLFPVLDGDLKRAEQLRKTYASDKLRVSGLKQFIDGVITSRTAYLLGSYADMPGVEGHAEFSLDTLTEWVVEADKAGFSVRFHAIGEGAIRMALDTFEEARKQNGVRDSRHSVEHVEVIHPTDIPRFKQLGVIASMQPDHFALSERNVYTERIGMEREKYVFAIRTLKDAGAKLAFGTDFPIDSLNPMRQLYRAITRVDSGGVDVWNPAERITLAEAIRAYTSGSAFGTFREHELGTLEVGKLADIAVLDRNLFDVSAEEILDAQANLTIVDGSVVFEKKTGALKA, translated from the coding sequence ATGAACATTGAAAAACAAGCAGACATTGTCCTTTCAAGTCAAGCTGTATTTACAGGTTTAGAAGATGAGCCGCGTCCTGCCGCTATTGCTATTACAGATAACAAAATTATTGCGATAGGCTCAGAGGAGGAAATCGAACCGTTTATCGGAGAACAGACAAAAGTGTACAAGTATGATGATGAGTTGATTATGCCCGGATTTCATGATTTTCATCTGCACGTTATGATGGGCAGTCTTTCCTTGGAAAGTGTGAATCTCTTTACTGCACGCTCAGAAGAGGAAGCCGTAAATATGGTTCAGGAGTATGGACAGGCGCATCCAGAGGAACCATGGATTATTGGATTTATGTGGGATTCAAGCTATTGGGATGATCAAGAACTTCCGCATCGTTCTTCCCTGGATCGGGTATTTCCGGACCGACCGGTATTACTGTTTCACGCAGAAGGACACTATGCCTGGGTGAACAGTAAAGCACTGGAGATAGCCGGCATTGATCGGGATACAGAGAATCCACCATACGGTACTATCGAAAAAGATGAGATGGGAGAGCCGACCGGGATTGTAATTGAGAGAGCGATAGAGCCGATTACAAGATACGCATTTGATTTATCCCAAGCCAGGAAGACGGAGTTATTTCAGGGATTTCTGGCAGAAGCGGCCCGTTTTGGTGTCACATCAGTAAATGATTTATTCGGCACGCAAATGAACAGCAGACTGGATGATTTTCCATTGCTCCAAAAATTCGAAGAGCAGGGGAAGCTGACGGTTCGCATCCATCTGTTTCCCGTACTTGACGGCGATTTGAAGCGAGCCGAGCAACTGCGTAAGACGTATGCATCAGACAAGCTAAGAGTGTCGGGACTGAAACAATTTATTGATGGGGTCATTACTAGTCGTACCGCTTATCTTCTGGGATCATATGCCGATATGCCAGGGGTAGAAGGTCATGCTGAATTTTCTTTAGATACGCTCACGGAGTGGGTCGTTGAGGCGGACAAAGCGGGCTTTAGTGTACGTTTTCATGCGATTGGAGAAGGTGCTATCCGTATGGCGCTCGATACGTTCGAAGAGGCGCGGAAGCAGAACGGGGTAAGAGATTCTAGACATTCCGTGGAGCATGTAGAAGTCATACATCCTACTGACATCCCACGTTTCAAGCAATTAGGGGTTATCGCATCCATGCAGCCCGATCATTTCGCCCTGTCAGAGAGAAACGTCTATACTGAGCGGATTGGTATGGAGAGGGAAAAGTATGTATTCGCTATTCGGACATTGAAAGATGCCGGTGCAAAGCTAGCCTTCGGGACCGATTTTCCGATCGATTCCTTGAACCCTATGCGACAGCTATACCGGGCCATAACGAGAGTGGACAGCGGCGGTGTAGATGTATGGAATCCGGCAGAACGTATTACATTAGCGGAGGCGATCCGCGCCTACACGTCCGGTTCGGCCTTTGGTACATTCAGGGAGCATGAACTGGGTACACTGGAAGTGGGTAAGCTTGCCGACATTGCAGTACTGGATCGTAATTTGTTTGATGTATCAGCCGAGGAAATTCTTGATGCGCAAGCAAACCTGACAATCGTGGACGGAAGCGTGGTATTTGAGAAAAAAACAGGTGCACTCAAGGCATAA
- a CDS encoding MFS transporter → MGAISSKLVQQQSGEKSFTKLKKRFVYTIGGSHLLNDMMTVGIVPALLPLYKQAFNLNYTQTGLIVLISYLTSSVMQPLFGYLTDKKPKPWALPLGVLLTGLGLSITGYVTNYYFLLLAVAISGLGSGIFHPESNRCVFLASGNERGKAQAIYQVGGNSGQALGALLIPLFLLSSGLKSMWVFFLLGILSFVMTIWMIPWYKEQLSNSMKLKKKLQGKSYPIAMLLLLIVVILRSWVQIGVAGFLPFYGQEKGISLHQAEIYVFLFLGAGAIGTYIGGQISDRLSRKSILLWSLVASIPFSIIMPMVDGIMLPIILFIFGFTILSSFAVGVVYAQMLMPNKISMVSGLMIGFGVGAGGIGATFMGAISDHYGVDVVMHLFSIFIVVAVLFTLCIPSDRKL, encoded by the coding sequence ATGGGTGCAATTTCATCTAAGCTCGTACAGCAACAATCAGGTGAAAAGTCGTTTACTAAGCTAAAGAAAAGATTTGTCTATACGATAGGCGGTTCACACCTATTGAATGACATGATGACAGTAGGGATTGTTCCTGCGCTGTTACCGTTATATAAGCAGGCGTTCAATTTGAATTATACACAAACAGGACTTATCGTTCTCATTTCATATTTAACTTCATCTGTAATGCAGCCTTTATTCGGGTATTTAACCGATAAAAAACCGAAACCATGGGCTCTGCCTCTAGGTGTACTCCTGACCGGACTCGGGTTGTCCATTACCGGTTATGTTACGAATTATTATTTTCTGCTTCTGGCGGTGGCTATCTCTGGATTAGGGTCAGGAATTTTTCACCCTGAATCGAATCGGTGCGTGTTTTTAGCCTCTGGTAATGAGAGGGGAAAGGCGCAAGCGATTTATCAGGTCGGTGGTAACTCCGGGCAAGCATTGGGAGCATTGTTAATTCCGCTGTTTCTTTTGTCATCCGGATTAAAAAGCATGTGGGTATTTTTTCTGTTAGGTATATTGTCATTCGTTATGACGATATGGATGATTCCTTGGTATAAAGAGCAATTAAGCAACAGTATGAAGCTGAAAAAGAAACTTCAGGGTAAAAGCTATCCAATTGCTATGCTGCTCCTCCTCATTGTCGTTATTTTGCGTTCATGGGTACAGATTGGCGTAGCTGGATTTTTACCGTTCTATGGTCAGGAAAAAGGTATCTCGTTGCATCAGGCGGAAATTTACGTATTCCTATTTCTCGGTGCAGGTGCGATCGGAACGTACATTGGCGGACAAATCTCGGATCGACTTTCAAGAAAATCCATCCTTTTATGGTCATTGGTTGCCTCGATTCCATTCTCAATCATAATGCCGATGGTAGATGGGATTATGCTCCCTATCATTTTGTTTATATTTGGTTTTACAATCCTGTCTTCCTTTGCCGTAGGCGTAGTATATGCTCAGATGTTAATGCCGAACAAAATCTCGATGGTATCGGGCTTAATGATTGGGTTTGGTGTAGGAGCGGGAGGGATTGGAGCAACGTTTATGGGAGCTATTTCCGACCATTATGGCGTAGATGTTGTTATGCATTTATTTAGTATTTTTATAGTGGTGGCTGTACTGTTTACGTTATGCATTCCGAGTGATAGAAAGCTATAG
- a CDS encoding TetR/AcrR family transcriptional regulator encodes MTRDNIKAAALILFARNGYEGTYLSEIANQVGIRKPSIYNHFSSKEELFLSVFEDVMWAHVKQIETLVEKIKDASVEDKLYQIFNDTFQMYIEEEEVTAFYKRAVIYPPEHLKEFIREKIFVSEEALSCILRDIFAEGIKNNIIREEKMEVLLASYYCLIDGMFMQLSFYGEDTIKPRVKSVWQNYWRGIENVSYKSQKVH; translated from the coding sequence ATGACCAGAGACAATATTAAAGCTGCTGCGTTAATTCTCTTTGCAAGGAATGGGTATGAAGGAACGTATTTATCCGAAATTGCCAATCAAGTCGGCATTAGAAAACCTTCCATTTACAATCATTTCTCCAGTAAGGAGGAACTGTTCTTATCTGTTTTTGAAGATGTGATGTGGGCACATGTCAAGCAAATCGAAACTTTGGTAGAGAAGATTAAAGACGCTTCCGTGGAAGATAAGCTTTATCAAATTTTTAATGATACATTTCAGATGTATATAGAAGAGGAAGAAGTGACCGCTTTCTACAAAAGGGCAGTGATTTATCCTCCTGAACATTTAAAAGAGTTTATTCGCGAGAAAATCTTTGTTTCAGAAGAAGCACTATCCTGTATTCTTCGTGATATCTTTGCGGAAGGGATAAAAAATAACATTATCAGAGAAGAAAAAATGGAAGTGTTATTAGCTTCTTATTATTGTCTCATCGACGGAATGTTTATGCAATTGTCTTTTTATGGGGAAGATACAATAAAGCCGAGGGTCAAAAGTGTATGGCAGAACTATTGGCGGGGAATTGAAAACGTGTCGTACAAAAGCCAAAAAGTACACTAA